The sequence GCGCAGGCTTTCTTCTCCTCGGGATCGCGCACCCGGCGCGCCTTGCGCTCGAGCTGTTCGATCATCACGTCGCAGTCGCGCCATCCGCCAAGCGCGCGGCGCGCGCGCCTGAGCGTGCGGACGATCGTGCGCGCCTCCGCCGAGCGCGGAGCGGGCGAGAGCGTGGTCACCACCTGCTGCAGCCGCCGGCTCCACACGCGAAGGTCGTGCACCGCCTCGACGCCGTCCTCGGCGAGGACCTTGGGCAGGAGCGCGGTGAATTTGCGCAGCCGGTCGCGGAACAGTTTTTCCAGCGCCAGCCGCGCCTCGTCAGGTCCGGCAGCGGAGCCGGAACGAGGCGGAGTCGCGATAAACCTGGTCGAAGCCAAATTGGATTGTTCCCGATGACCTCAGCTTAACGAAAATGTAACGCGATATTAACATCAGGGGGCGACGATTCAATCCGCTTCCTCCGAAGCGCCGATCGCCGGGCGGCATTGCGAATCAAGTGCTCTCCGATTCGATCGCGTCGGCGAAGCCGCGCAGCGCGGCCGCGACGAACGCGCGCACGCGCGCCGGATCCTTGCGGCCGCGGTTGCCCGGAACGTCGGTATGCGTGAACGAATCGACGCCCCAGGGCCGCACGGCGGCGATCGCGCGCCCGACGTTGTCCGCCGAAAGGCCGCCGGCCAGGATCACGGGAACCCGCGAGCGCTCGACCACCGCGCGCGCAATCGACCAGTCATGGGTCTCGCCGCTGGCGCCCTTGGCGCCCGAATCGAGCATCAGGTAGTCGGCGGTCTCCTGATGGAGGCCGGCCTCGGCCAGGGTCTCGCCGGCGCGCACGGCGATCGCCCGGAGCAATCGCACCGGCGCGAGGCGCCTGCGAATCCACGCGCAATCCTCGGGTTCGATCTCGCGCGCGGCAATATGCACGATATCCGGTCGCACCGCATCGGCCATCGCGCAGATTTCGTCGCGATCGTCCGCGAGCGAAAGCGCGACGCCCCGCGCGCGCGGGCGCACCGCGGCCAGGATTTCGCGGGCAGCGGCGGCCGCGATTCCCTCGGCGACCACTCCGGGTTCCGCGACCACGACCCCGACCAGGTCGGCGCCGGCTTCGGCGGTCATCGTCGCGTCGGCGATCGAGGTCATGCTGTAAATCTGGATGATCATTTTCTTTCACCAACGCGGCGCCGGGATAGCGCGGCCGGC comes from Candidatus Binataceae bacterium and encodes:
- a CDS encoding phosphoribosylanthranilate isomerase, with the translated sequence MIIQIYSMTSIADATMTAEAGADLVGVVVAEPGVVAEGIAAAAAREILAAVRPRARGVALSLADDRDEICAMADAVRPDIVHIAAREIEPEDCAWIRRRLAPVRLLRAIAVRAGETLAEAGLHQETADYLMLDSGAKGASGETHDWSIARAVVERSRVPVILAGGLSADNVGRAIAAVRPWGVDSFTHTDVPGNRGRKDPARVRAFVAAALRGFADAIESEST